From the genome of Muricauda sp. SCSIO 64092, one region includes:
- the zwf gene encoding glucose-6-phosphate dehydrogenase — MKKTENQMLVIFGASGDLTARKLVPALFNLFIAQQLPENFVVLGVSRSDMTDMDFRNKVVLESTYLKERIANLKSNYISKFSDQFFYEDLGSDYDTSYDGLRKRIADLKNEHNTSGNIIYYLSTPPTLYETIAKNLAKAGLNTQRNGWKRLIVEKPFGYSLDTAKALNEGLQHHFREQQIYRIDHYLGKETVQNLLVTRFANSIFEPLWNRNYIHHVEITNAESVGVEKRGGYYDKSGALRDMFQNHLLQIVSLIVMEPPISDAPEDIRNEKVKALKSLRIMKDEKTLHIQTIRAQYMASSIDGEQVQGYREEEGVDSDSTTETYAAIKFFVDNWRWEGVPFYVRTAKRMPTKVTEAVIHFKTPHHQIFQDSGMNSKDNKLVIRIQPDEGILIKFGVKVPGQGFKVERANLDFYYSNLAQTHVMEAYERLLLDCMQGDATLYARADEVEAAWEFVDPILDYWKNGKNVRMYGYAAGVWGPENADELIDGIGFWRNPGPNLTDDPGFCVIC, encoded by the coding sequence ATGAAAAAAACCGAAAATCAAATGTTGGTGATCTTTGGTGCCTCCGGCGACTTAACGGCCCGGAAGTTGGTACCTGCACTTTTCAATCTTTTCATAGCGCAGCAACTACCTGAAAACTTCGTGGTTTTGGGAGTGAGCCGCAGTGACATGACGGATATGGATTTCCGGAATAAAGTGGTTTTGGAAAGTACGTACCTGAAGGAACGAATAGCGAATTTAAAGTCGAACTATATTTCCAAGTTTTCAGACCAATTCTTTTATGAGGATTTGGGAAGCGACTATGACACTTCGTACGACGGTCTTCGTAAACGGATAGCGGATTTAAAAAATGAGCACAACACCTCTGGGAACATCATTTACTACTTATCCACTCCGCCCACCCTATATGAGACCATTGCCAAAAACTTGGCCAAAGCAGGGTTAAATACCCAAAGGAACGGTTGGAAACGTTTGATCGTGGAAAAGCCGTTTGGCTACAGTCTGGATACGGCAAAGGCATTGAACGAAGGCTTGCAGCACCATTTTCGGGAACAGCAGATTTATAGAATAGATCATTATTTGGGGAAGGAAACAGTTCAAAACCTTTTAGTGACCCGATTTGCCAATAGTATTTTTGAGCCCTTGTGGAACAGAAACTATATCCATCATGTGGAGATTACCAACGCCGAAAGTGTTGGGGTCGAAAAAAGGGGTGGATACTATGATAAATCAGGGGCCTTGAGGGATATGTTCCAAAACCACCTGTTACAAATTGTTTCCTTGATCGTGATGGAGCCCCCAATTAGTGATGCCCCGGAGGATATTCGCAACGAAAAAGTAAAGGCATTGAAATCATTGCGTATCATGAAGGATGAAAAAACCTTGCATATACAAACCATTAGAGCACAATATATGGCTTCGTCAATCGATGGGGAGCAGGTGCAGGGATATCGGGAAGAGGAAGGTGTGGATTCCGATTCAACTACGGAAACCTATGCGGCCATTAAGTTTTTTGTGGACAATTGGCGGTGGGAAGGTGTACCTTTTTATGTGCGTACGGCCAAGCGGATGCCAACCAAAGTGACTGAAGCGGTCATCCATTTTAAAACACCCCATCACCAAATATTTCAAGACTCAGGGATGAACAGTAAGGATAATAAATTGGTGATTCGAATCCAGCCGGACGAGGGAATTTTAATCAAGTTTGGTGTAAAAGTGCCTGGTCAAGGATTTAAAGTGGAACGGGCCAACTTGGATTTTTACTATTCCAATTTGGCACAGACCCATGTCATGGAGGCTTATGAACGCTTATTATTGGATTGTATGCAAGGCGATGCAACACTATATGCACGAGCAGATGAAGTGGAGGCGGCCTGGGAATTTGTCGACCCCATTTTGGACTATTGGAAGAATGGAAAAAATGTTCGCATGTACGGTTATGCGGCTGGGGTCTGGGGGCCTGAAAATGCGGATGAACTGATCGATGGTATTGGTTTTTGGCGCAATCCCGGTCCCAATTTAACGGATGACCCTGGCTTTTGTGTGATTTGTTAG